The following are encoded together in the Ranitomeya imitator isolate aRanImi1 chromosome 4, aRanImi1.pri, whole genome shotgun sequence genome:
- the LOC138674807 gene encoding olfactory receptor 6B2-like, which yields MLCLFFSPFKHREKNLTVVTVFFLLGFQASKGLGTLLFYLFLLVYCGTICGNLLIITLVSTSKNLNNPMYFFISQLSIGDILLTTNIVPKMLQLFLYNGKTITFIGCFTQLYLFSSSETFECLLLAVMSYDRYVAICNPLRYASIMTRTCCMKLAFISWSLGFSVSVPTTVVTALLTFCGPNIIDHFFCDMNPLLGIACSDTIIVYLEITLLGVPIIVIPTIIIIASYAKIIVAILRIPSNTGRQKAFSTCSSHLTVVSIFYWTMFSVYVFPAKGQSSTISKMISLLYTVFTPFINPIIYSFKNQKIIEAVKKIIFM from the coding sequence ATGCTCTGCCTTTTCTTCTCTCCTTTTAAACACAGGGAAAAAAATCTTACTGTGGTCACAGTTTTTTTCCTACTAGGATTTCAAGCAAGCAAAGGTTTGGGAACTTTACTATTCTACCTATTCCTATTGGTTTACTGTGGGACAATATGTGGAAATCTCCTAATCATCACCCTGGTGTCCACCAGCAAGAATCTCAACAATCCAATGTACTTCTTTATCTCTCAATTATCTATCGGTGACATCTTGTTGACCACAAATATTGTTCCTAAGATGCTTCAACTCTTTTTATACAATGGGAAGACCATTACTTTTATTGGTTGTTTCACCCAACTTTATTTGTTTTCTTCCTCAGAAACATTTGAATGTCTTCTCCTCGCAGTGATGTCATATGACAGATATGTGGCCATCTGTAATCCCCTCCGTTATGCTTCTATAATGACAAGAACTTGTTGTATGAAGTTGGCTTTCATTTCTTGGAGTTTAGGATTCTCTGTTTCAGTCCCTACAACTGTTGTAACAGCATTGTTAACATTTTGTGGGCCCAATATAATTGACCATTTTTTCTGTGACATGAATCCTCTACTGGGCATTGCTTGTTCCGACACAATCATTGTTTATCTCGAAATCACATTGTTGGGTGTTCCCATAATAGTGATTCCAACCATAATAATAATAGCATCGTATGCCAAGATTATTGTTGCCATATTAAGGATCCCATCCAATACTGGAagacagaaagccttctccacctgtagctccCACCTCACTGTGGTCTCCATATTCTACTGGACAATGTTCAGCGTTTATGTTTTCCCAGCAAAAGGACAATCATCAACCATCAGTAAAATGATATCATTGCTATACACCGTGTTTACTCCTTTCATCAATCCTATAATATACAGTTTTAAGAACCAAAAAATAATTGAAgctgtgaaaaaaataatttttatgtaa
- the LOC138674806 gene encoding olfactory receptor 10A7-like, whose protein sequence is MFQQNISMITKINLLGFHSSRNLNYLLFTTLLLIYCVTLCGNFLMVVLVTFSTDLHRPMYFFLTQLSIADLLLTTDIVPIMLHNLFHKVGDISFFGCIAQFYLFAFCECSECLLLTVMSYDRYLAICNPLRYGTIMSLSLCLKLVIMSWVLSFSISTVEIASTSSLEFCGPNDIDHFFCDLPPILELSCSDISGVQLEIMLTGVPVLLFPFIAVTISYTYIMFVILKIPSATGRQKTFSTCSSHLIVVSIFYGTLFGVYVLPTKGQSLNIAKLLSLMYTVGTPLMNPVIYSLRNAQILKAFGRFKFTFLLKIHKNVF, encoded by the coding sequence ATGTTTCAACAAAATATTTCCATGATTACAAAAATAAATCTCTTGGGATTTCACAGCTCACGAAATCTGAATTACTTACTCTTTACTACACTTCTTCTGATCTATTGTGTTACACTATGTGGTAATTTCCTCATGGTAGTGCTGGTGACATTCAGCACTGATCTACACCGACCCATGTACTTCTTCCTCACGCAGTTGTCCATAGCGGACCTCTTATTGACCACAGATATTGTCCCAATCATGCTCCATAATCTATTCCACAAAGTTGGGGACATTTCTTTTTTTGGCTGCATTGCTCAGTTTTATCTATTTGCCTTCTGTGAGtgttcagaatgtcttcttctgacaGTGATGTCTTATGACCGATATTTGGCCATCTGTAACCCGTTACGGTATGGCACCATCATGAGTCTAAGTTTATGCCTAAAACTGGTCATCATGAGTTGGGTGCTAAGCTTTTCTATTTCCACAGTTGAAATAGCATCAACATCCTCTTTAGAATTTTGTGGACCAAATGACATTGACCATTTCTTCTGCGACCTGCCTCCAATTCTTGAGCTCTCATGTTCAGATATCAGTGGAGTTCAGCTGGAGATTATGTTGACCGGTGTCCCAGTTCTTCTCTTCCCCTTTATAGCAGTAACAATATCCTATACTTACATAATGTTTGTCATACTAAAAATTCCATCAGCTACCGGTAGACAGAAAACTTTCTCCACCTGCAGCTCACATCTTATTGTGGTCTCCATATTCTATGGGACATTGTTTGGTGTTTATGTTCTTCCAACCAAAGGACAGTCATTAAACATAGCCAAACTTTTATCATTAATGTACACGGTTGGGACACCGTTGATGAATCCTGTGATATACAGTTTAAGGAATGCACAAATATTGAAAGCTTTCGGAAGATTTAAATTTACTTTCTTGCTTAAGATACATAAAAATGTGTTTTGA